Proteins from a single region of Cryptococcus neoformans var. neoformans JEC21 chromosome 6 sequence:
- a CDS encoding p68-like protein, putative, with product MSYGGGYGGGGYGGGYGGGGGGGGYGGGGGGYGGGYGGGGYGGGFGGDRMGNLGQGLHNIDWQNQSLAKFEKNFYVQDPRVTARSDAEVEAFRAEKEMKIQGKNVPRPITTFEEAGFPDYIMSEIRRMGFTAPSSIQCQAWPMALSGRDLVAIAETGSGKTISFCLPAMVHINAQPLLAPGDGPIVLILAPTRELAVQIQTEATKFGQSSRIRNTAIYGGAPKGPQIRDLQRGVEICVATPGRLIDMLETGKTNLKRVTYLVMDEADRMLDMGFEPQIRKIVSQIRPDRQTLLFSATWPKEVQRLAMDFLHDFIQVNIGSLDLTANHNVAQHVEVCTDFDKRSKLLSHLEKISQENGKVLIFVATKRVADDLTKFLRMDGWPALAIHGDKQQAERDWVLAEFKSGRSPIMLATDVASRGLDVRDIGYVINYDFPNNCEDYIHRIGRTGRAGRKGTSYTYFTMDNSKAARELVQILRESKADIPPELEEMAMYGGRGGGGGRGRGGRGGGRGGYGGGGGRGGYSSGANSYGGGGGGYSSRW from the exons ATG TCTTACGGTGGCGGCTACGGCGGCGGTGGTTACGGTGGTGGCTacggcggcggcggtggtggtggtggctacggtggtggcggcggcggctACG GCGGTGGCtacggtggtggtggttaCGGTGGCGGTTTCG GTGGTGACCGAATGGGCAACCTTGGTCAGGGCTTGCACAACATTGACTGGCAAAACCAGTCTCTCGCCAAatttgagaagaa CTTCTACGTCCAGGACCCCCGAGTCACTGCTCGTTCCGATGCTGAGGTCGAAGCCTTCCGTGccgagaaggaaatgaag ATCCAAGGCAAGAACGTGCCTCGACCCATCACCACCTTTGAGGAGGCCGGTTTCCCCGACTACATCATGTCCGAGATCCGACGAATGGGCTTcactgctccttcttctatcCAGTGCCAGGCTTGGCCTATGGCCTTGTCCGGTCGTGACCTTGTCGCCATTGCCGAGACTGGTTCTGGTAAGACCATCTCTTTCTGCCTTCCTGCAATGGTCCACATCAACGCCCAGCCCCTCCTTGCCCCTGGTGACGGTCCTATTGTTCTTATCCTTGCTCCTACCCGAGAGCTCGCTGTTCAGATCCAGACCGAAGCTACCAAGTTTGGTCAATCTTCCCGAATTAGGAACACTGCCATTTACGGTGGTGCTCCCAAGGGCCCTCAAATCCGAGACCTCCAGCGAGGTGTCGAGATCTGTGTCGCCACTCCTGGTCGATTGATCGACATGCTCGAGACTGGCAAGACCAACCTCAAGCGTGTTACTTATCTCGTTATGGACGAAGCCGACCGAATGCTCGACATGGGTTTCGAGCCCCAGATCCGAAAGATTGTTTCTCAGATCCGACCTGACCGACAGACTCTCTTGTTCTCTGCCACTTGGCCCAAGGAGGTCCAACGTCTCGCCATGGACTTCCTCCACGACTTTATCCAGGTTAACATTGGTTCTCTTGACCTTACTGCCAACCACAACGTTGCCCAGCACGTCGAAGTCTGCACTGACTTTGACAAGCGAAGCAAACTTCTCAGCCacttggagaagatttCTCAGGAGAACGGCAAGGTTCTTATCTTCGTTGCTACCAAGAGGGTCGCCGATGACTTGACCAAGTTCTTGAGAATGGACGGCTGGCCTGCCCTTGCTATCCACGGTGACAA ACAACAAGCTGAGCGTGACTGGGTTCTTGCCGAATTCAAGTCTGGCCGAAGCCCCATCATGCTTGCCACTGACGTTGCTTCTCGAGGTCTCG ATGTCCGAGACATTGGTTACGTTATCAACTA TGACTTCCCCAACAATTGTGAAGATTACATTCACCGAATCGGCCGAACTGGTCGTGCCGGTCGAAAGGGTACTTCTTACACTTACTTCACCATGGACAACTCCAAAGCTGCTCGTGAACTCGTCCAGATTTTGAGAGAGTCCAAGGCTGACAT CCCTCCCGAGcttgaggagatggccatgTACGGCGGTCGaggtggcggtggtggtcgAGGCCGAGGTGGCCGTGGCGGTGGCCGAGGTGGTtacggtggtggtggtggccgAGGCGGCTACAGCTCTGGCGCCAACTCTTAcggtggcggtggcggtggCTACTCTAGCAGGTGGTAA
- a CDS encoding itochondrial import inner membrane translocase subunit tim8, putative gives MSAPTSIPALDEASKKELESFLEQEQAKAKLQASIHELTNTCWNTCITGGISSKFSKSEAQCLENCVDRFLDSSLYIVRQIEAQKQQI, from the exons ATGTCCGCCCCTACTTCCATCCCTGCCCTCGACGAGGCCTCCAAG AAGGAACTCGAATCTTTCCTCGAGCAAGA GCAGGCCAAGGCTAAGCTCCAAGCTTCCATCCACGAGCTCACCAACACCT GCTGGAACAC CTGTATCACCGGTGGTATTAGCTCCAAGTTTTCAAA ATCCGAAGCCCAATGCCTCGAAAACTGTGTGGACCGATTCCTCGATTCATCGCTCTACATTGTCCGACAGATCGAAGCTCAAAAACAGCAAATTTAA
- a CDS encoding thioredoxin-disulfide reductase, putative has product MSPIANGNPHGSSFSVREPERTGEVSKKMHSKVVIIGSGPGGHTAAIYLARANLEPVLYEGMLANGFAPGGQLTTTTDVENFPGFPEGVTGTEMMDKFRAQSERFGTKIITETVARVDLSVRPFKYWTEGEEEEHEFMTADTIIMATGASAKRLFLPGEDTYWQSGISACAVCDGAVPLFRQKPLAVIGGGDSAAEEATYLTKYGSHVYVLVRRDELRASKIMAKRLTSHPKVTVLWNTVATEAKGDGEVLTSLTIKNTKTGEIGDLPVNGLFYAIGHEPATSLVKSQVELDSDGYIKTVPGTSQTSVHGVFAAGDVQDKKYRQAITSAGSGCIAALEAEKLISEEEADDESLQTQDVHVPAEHYLGTDKE; this is encoded by the exons ATGTCTCCCATCGCCAATGGCAACCCCCACGGCAGCTCTTTCAGCGTCAGGGAACCCGAGAGGACCGGCGAGGTaagcaagaagatgcaCTCCAAGGTTGTTATCATCGGCTCTGGTCCCGGTGGTCACACCGCCGCCATCTACTTGGCCCGAGCCAACCTCGAGCCTGTCCTGTACGAG GGGATGCTTGCCAACGG TTTCGCTCCTGGCGGTCAACTCACCACCACGACTGACGTCGAGAACTTCCCTGGTTTCCCCGAGGGTGTTACCGGTACCGAAATGATGGACAAGTTCCGAGCTCAGAG TGAGCGATTCGGTACCAAGATCATCACCGAGACTGTTGCGCGTGTCGACCTCTCTGTCCGACCTTTCAAGTACTGGActgagggcgaggaggaggaacaCGAGTTCATGACCGCCGACAC TATCATCATGGCTACCGGTGCTTCTGCCAAGcgtcttttccttcctggTGAGGATACCTATTGGCAGTCTGGTATCTCTGCTTGTGCCGTTTGCGACGGTGCCGTCCCCCTCTTCAGGCAAAAGCCCCTCGCCGTTATCGGTGGTGGTGACAGTGCGGCCGAGGAAGCTACTT ACCTTACCAAGTACGGTTCTCACGTCTATGTCCTCGTCAGAAGGGACGAGCTCCGAGCTTCCAAGATTATGGCTAAGCGACTCACTTCTCACCCCAAGGTTACCGTCCTTTGGAAT ACTGTTGCTACTGAGGCCAAGGGCGACGGTGAAGTCCTCACGTCACTTACCATCAAGAACACCAAGACTGGTGAGATCGGAGACCTCCCCGTCAACGGTCTCTTCTATGCCATCGGCCACGAGCCCGCCACTTCCCTCGTCAAGTCTCAAGTTGAGCTTGACAGCGATGGATACATCAAGACTGTTCCCGGCACCTCCCAGACTTCTGTCCACGGTGTCTTCGCCGCCGGTGACGTCCAGGACAAGAAGTACAGGCAGGCTATCACATCTGCTGGTTCCGGTTGCATTGCTGCCCTTGAAGCTGAGAAGCTCATcagcgaggaggaggctgaCGACGAGAGCCTCCAGACACAAGACGTGCATGTCCCTGCCGAGCACTACTTGGGTACTGACAAGGAGTAA
- a CDS encoding Cytochrome P450, putative → MTMELLKVLHHEASQLFPNCIRSSPVACIVLYSFGGIAILLFSVYLWLWPFQYAKLYFRNLPGPPSDSWFWGVVPTLIKSPPSVPHSMWTDEYGPTVRYRVALGAQRFLTIDPTALNYILSHADLFPKPSRVRKALSDLLGNGLLTAEGHTHKKQRKALNPSFSPAAVRGMIPVFYDKAYELKAKLLGIIEGDETEQASPTPCKEEDEVEGGKKIDVMKYLGKTTLDVIGIVGFSYDFKALSEPRNELSEAYSKMFQAGMDANFWDFLRGAIPLVNKLPNKRATEIAARKAVTLRISKKIVEDKKREVMSAHSEGLEKREDIGDDLLSILIKANMASDVKPEQKLSDEEVLDQITTFMLAGNETSSTALTWILYSLTQHPECQTRLREEVLAVPDDRPSLETLNNLPYMDAVIREALRLHAPAPGTMREAKEDTVIPLSMPVIGRDGKQIDSVKINKGTMVFIPIITVNTSPAIWGPDARVFNPDRHLKTSSDSFGGANMHVPGVWGNMLSFLGGARNCIGYKLALAEISTILFVLIRSFEFQELKSKPEVEKKASVVMRPRIKGEESAGLQMPLMVKPLLM, encoded by the exons ATGACGATGGAACTACTCAAAGTGCTGCATCACGAGGCGTCTCAGCTCTTCCCCAACTGTATTCGATCATCGCCGGTGGCCTGTATTGTCCTCTATTCTTTTGGCGGCATTGCgatcctccttttctccgTTTATCTGTGGCTGTGGCCTTTCCAATATGCCAAGTTGTATTTCCGTAATCTCCCTG GTCCACCTTCGGATAGTTGGTTCTGGGGTGTCGTCCCCACTCTCATCAAGTCTCCCCCTAGCGTTCCCCATAGCATGTGGACAGACGAATACGGGCCCACCGTTCGATATCGTGTTGCCCTCGGTGCCCAACGTTTCCTCACCATTGATCCAACCGCTTTAAACTATATTCTCTCCCATGCCGACCTCTTCCCGAAACCATCTCGAGTTCGAAAAGCGCTTTCTGATCTTCTTGGCAATGGACTTCTTACCGCCGAAGGTCACACACACAAAAAACAACGCAAAGCACTCAACCCATCCTTTAGTCCCGCTGCCGTCAGGGGTATGATTCCTGTCTTCTACGACAAGGCTTATGAGCTCAAAGCAAAGTTACTTGGTATCATTGAGGGTGATGAGACCGAGCAGGCCAGTCCTACTCCTTgtaaagaggaagatgaggtcgaaggaggaaagaagattgacGTGATGAAATACCTCGGAAAGACCACTTTGGATGTGATCGGTATCGTGGGGTTCAGCTACGACTTCAAGGCCCTGTCCGAACCCCGCAACGAGCTGTCAGAGGCATACTCCAAGATGTTTCAGGCCGGTATGGATGCCAACTTCTGGGACTTTCTGAGGGGAGCTATTCCTCTTGTTAACAAGCTT CCCAACAAGCGAGCGACTGAGATAGCTGCCAGGAAGGCGGTTACTCTTCGAATCAGCAAA AAAATCGTCGAGGACAAGAAGCGCGAGGTCATGTCTGCCCATTCCGAGGGTTTGGAAAAGCGAGAGGATATTGGCGATGATCTCCTTTCTATCCTTA TCAAAGCAAACATGGCCTCCGATGTTAAGCCGGAGCAAAAGCTCTCTGACGAAGAAGTCTTAGATCAAATCACGACTTTTATGCTTGCCGGTAACGAAACGTCTTCGACTGCTCTTACCTGGATTCTGTACAGTCTCACTCAGCATCCCGAGTGTCAGACGCGCCTTAGGGAAGAAGTCCTCGCTGTTCCAGACGATCGTCCATCTCT TGAAACTCTCAATAATCTGCCCTACATGGACGCTGTCATCCGAGAGGCCCTCCGCTTGCACGCCCCTGCCCCTGGTACCATGAGAGAAGCCAAAGAAGACACGGTCATTCCTCTAAGCATGCCAGTAATAGGTCGCGACGGAAAACAGATCGACAGTGTAAAAATCAACAAAGGCACTATGGTATTCATTC CTATTATAACAGTGAACACTTCTCCTGCTATCTGGGGTCCCGACGCCCGCGTCTTCAACCCAGATCGCCATCTTAAAACTTCATCCGATTCCTTTGGTGGGGCCAACATGCATGTGCCAGGTGTTTGGGGTAACATGTTGAGTTTTCTGGGAGGCGCGAGGAATTGTATCGGGTACAAACTGGCCTTGGCAGAAATCTCTACAATTTTGTTCGTCTTGATAAGAAGTTTTGAATTTCAAGAGTTGAAATCCAAGCCCgaagtggagaagaaggcctC GGTGGTCATGAGACCGAGAATCAAGGGTGAAGAGAGTGCAGGACTGCAAATGCCTCTCATGGTGAAGCCTCTATTGATGTAA
- a CDS encoding rRNA primary transcript binding protein, putative has product MDAGYDALEEAASSYAKNRDRADDTRSHRSHKDRDYEREDRDPERRHRRDDKDDRYRERDRDAYRGERDLGRERDYRPRDRERERERGYEARDRYDRYERGDGRGAGGFEERPPRRRRRDEEELTLAAEPMHGHRDRRPRYDEPPEFAEPMRGNWSPPRRRRDDGFRGGRGDRDGGRRGGGGGGGGGGGGGRFYEDRRSPTPDGTMSLEERKEKLSRSLWDTAPVQFQGISALEAKTTGLFTYGPGRVPPPAHLGIPATFVAGAFPPSNPVRQNNRLYIGGIKEDMQEQQIQDFFNNLMKEKGMADGKEDPVKQCQINNDRNFAFIELHTPEQATAALELDGVVLDGASLRVRRPKDYAGIDPLLQTFNGVVAPSVADSPNKLFIGGIPTYLNDEQVMELLKSFGELKSFNLVKESAGVSKGFAFAEYLDPEVTDMAIQGLHNFSLGDRNLVVQRAAVGRNTGVNAPIPGSAAYLSQAIPHLMQNNADAPSSRVMLLLNMVTPEELYNDDDYNDIIEDINEECSKYGEIEGVRIPRPVPKSKKWESTEAAAATAERNKRTDDEAGVGRVYVMYKDVESTKKAMNAIGGRQFAGRTILVANVPEEEFLGPAPPPPPPEDAPAPAESDAPPPPPPADLDAAADAALKDIMSGI; this is encoded by the exons ATGGACGCAGGATACG ACGCCCTCGAGGAGGCTGCCTCTTCCTACGCCAAAAACAGAGACCGCGCGGACGACA CTCGTAGCCACAGGAGCCACAAAGACAGAGATTACGAACGGGAAGACCGAGACCCTGAACGTAGACATCGTCGAGATGACAAGGACGACCGCTACCGCGAGAGAGATCGAGACGCTTACAGGGGAGAACGCGACCTtgggagggaaagggatTACCGACCTCGAGACCGTGAgcgagagagggagaggggtTATGAAGCGAGAGACCGATACGACCGGTACGAACGTGGTGATGGTCGAGGCGCCGGCGGTTTTGAAGAACGACCCCCTCGTCGTCGACGAAGggacgaagaggagttGACCCTCGCTGCTGAGCCTATGCACGGACATCGTGACAGGAGGCCAAGGTATGATGAACCTCCCGAGTTTGCGGAGCCCATGAGGGGGAACTGGTCGCCCCccaggaggagaagggatgaTGGATTCCGTGGCGGAAGAGGGGATAGGGATGGAGGCAGGCGaggtggcggcggtggtggtggtggtggtggcggtggtggaCGATTCTACGAGGACAGAAGGAGCCCAACACCGGACGGAACAATGTCGCttgaggagaggaaggagaagttgAGTAGGTCGCTTTGGGACACTGCTCCTGTACAGTTCCAGGGTATCAGCGCCCTCGAGGCCAAGACGACTG GTTTGTTTACCTATGGTCCCGGTCGagttcctcctcctgcccATCTCGGCATCCCTGCCACTTTTGTTGCTGGTGCCTTTCCTCCCAGTAACCCTGTCCGACAGAACAACCGTTTGTACATTGGTGGTATCAAAGAGGACATGCAAGAGCAGCAAATTCAGGATttcttcaacaatctcatgaaggagaagggtatGGCCgatggcaaggaagatCCCGTCAAGCAATGTCAAATTAACAACGACAGGAACTTTGCCTTCATCGAG TTGCACACTCCTGAACAAGCCACTGCCGCACTTGAACTTGACGGTGTCGTCCTCGACGGCGCTTCTCTCCGAGTCCGGCGACCCAAGGACTATGCTGGTATCGACCCACTTTTGCAAACCTTTAATGGTGTCGTCGCTCCCAGTGTTGCGGACTCACCAAACAAGCTTTTCATTGGTGGTATCCCTACCTACCTCAATGACGAGCAAGTCATGGAGTTGTTGAAGAGTTTCGGAGAACTAAAAAGTTTCAACTTGGTCAAGGAGAGTGCTGGTGTCTCCAAG GGCTTCGCTTTTGCCGAGTACCTTGATCCTGAGGTTACAGACATGGCTATCCAAGGTCTCCATAACTTTTCTCTTGGTGACCGCAACCTCGTTGTTCAGCGTGCGGCTGTCGGCCGGAACACCGGTGTTAACGCACCCATACCAGGATCTGCCGCCTACCTCAGTCAAGCCA TCCCCCATCTCATGCAAAACAATGCCGACGCTCCCTCCTCTCGTGTCATGCTGTTGCTCAATATGGTTACTCCCGAAGAGCTCTACAATGACGATGATTACAACGATATCATCGAAGATATCAATGAGGAGTGCAGCAAGTATGGTGAAATTGAGGGGGTCCGTATTCCCAGACCTGTACCCAAGTCCAAGAAGTGGGAGTCCACCGAGGCGGCTGCGGCGACAGCGGAGCGGAATAAGAGGACAGATGATGAGGCAGGTGTTGGTAGGGTGTATGTAATGTACAAGGATGTGGAAAGTACCAAGAAGGCTATGAACGCCATTGGTGGAAGACAGTTTGCGGGAAGAACGATTTTGGTTGCCAATGTGCCAGAG GAAGAGTTCTTGGGTCCAGCTCCACCTCCCCCACCTCCTGAGGatgctcctgctcctgcgGAAAGCGAtgctccccctcccccgcctCCAGCGGACTTGGACGCTGCAGCAGATGCTGCTCTTAAAGACATTATGTCTGGAATCTAA
- a CDS encoding transcription-related protein, putative — MSRQLDNVNPTIFAPSAPSFVRRSTGKSAKSSLWAPEALSDDGEDYYSPGARSSGSVSDEEEGREDIDAQEVYDLLRSITDPEHPVSLEQLRVVNPEDIHVAGNRVLVYLTPTIPHCSMSTLIGLSLRVRLLRALPPRYRVDIRIKSGTHQSEHAVNKQLNDKERVQAALENKHLLSVVEGCLATAGKRGE; from the exons ATGTCCCGCCAGCTCGACAACGTCAACCCCACCATTTTTGCGCCATCAGCTCCCAGTTTCGTCCGAAGATCGACAGGAAAATCGGCCAAATCGAGCTTATGGGCTCCCGAAGCTTTGTCAGATGATGGGGAGGACTACTACTCCCCAGGAGCGAGAAGTAGCGGTAGTGTCagtgacgaggaggaaggaagggaagataTTGATGCGCAGGAGGTTTATG ACCTTCTGCGGTCAATAACCGACCCTGAACATCCAGTATCTTTGGAGCAGCTTCGAGTGGTAAACCCTGAGGATATTCATGTTGCTGGAAATCGTGTGTTGGTGTATCTTACACCTACAATCCCACATTGCTCCATGTCCACCCTCATTG GGCTATCATTGAGAGTGCGATTATTGAGGGCTTTGCCTCCACGATATCGGGTGGATATTCGAATCAAATCGGGAACTCACCAATCCGAGCACGCAGTCAACAAACAGTTAAACGACAAGGAACGAGTACAAGCGGCTTTGGAGAACAAGCATCTGTTGAGTGTGGTGGAAGGCTGTTTGGCGACTGCTGGAAAGCGTGGCGAATAG
- a CDS encoding p68-like protein, putative, producing MSYGGGYGGGGYGGGYGGGGGGGGYGGGGGGYGGDRMGNLGQGLHNIDWQNQSLAKFEKNFYVQDPRVTARSDAEVEAFRAEKEMKIQGKNVPRPITTFEEAGFPDYIMSEIRRMGFTAPSSIQCQAWPMALSGRDLVAIAETGSGKTISFCLPAMVHINAQPLLAPGDGPIVLILAPTRELAVQIQTEATKFGQSSRIRNTAIYGGAPKGPQIRDLQRGVEICVATPGRLIDMLETGKTNLKRVTYLVMDEADRMLDMGFEPQIRKIVSQIRPDRQTLLFSATWPKEVQRLAMDFLHDFIQVNIGSLDLTANHNVAQHVEVCTDFDKRSKLLSHLEKISQENGKVLIFVATKRVADDLTKFLRMDGWPALAIHGDKQQAERDWVLAEFKSGRSPIMLATDVASRGLDVRDIGYVINYDFPNNCEDYIHRIGRTGRAGRKGTSYTYFTMDNSKAARELVQILRESKADIPPELEEMAMYGGRGGGGGRGRGGRGGGRGGYGGGGGRGGYSSGANSYGGGGGGYSSRW from the exons ATG TCTTACGGTGGCGGCTACGGCGGCGGTGGTTACGGTGGTGGCTacggcggcggcggtggtggtggtggctacggtggtggcggcggcggctACG GTGGTGACCGAATGGGCAACCTTGGTCAGGGCTTGCACAACATTGACTGGCAAAACCAGTCTCTCGCCAAatttgagaagaa CTTCTACGTCCAGGACCCCCGAGTCACTGCTCGTTCCGATGCTGAGGTCGAAGCCTTCCGTGccgagaaggaaatgaag ATCCAAGGCAAGAACGTGCCTCGACCCATCACCACCTTTGAGGAGGCCGGTTTCCCCGACTACATCATGTCCGAGATCCGACGAATGGGCTTcactgctccttcttctatcCAGTGCCAGGCTTGGCCTATGGCCTTGTCCGGTCGTGACCTTGTCGCCATTGCCGAGACTGGTTCTGGTAAGACCATCTCTTTCTGCCTTCCTGCAATGGTCCACATCAACGCCCAGCCCCTCCTTGCCCCTGGTGACGGTCCTATTGTTCTTATCCTTGCTCCTACCCGAGAGCTCGCTGTTCAGATCCAGACCGAAGCTACCAAGTTTGGTCAATCTTCCCGAATTAGGAACACTGCCATTTACGGTGGTGCTCCCAAGGGCCCTCAAATCCGAGACCTCCAGCGAGGTGTCGAGATCTGTGTCGCCACTCCTGGTCGATTGATCGACATGCTCGAGACTGGCAAGACCAACCTCAAGCGTGTTACTTATCTCGTTATGGACGAAGCCGACCGAATGCTCGACATGGGTTTCGAGCCCCAGATCCGAAAGATTGTTTCTCAGATCCGACCTGACCGACAGACTCTCTTGTTCTCTGCCACTTGGCCCAAGGAGGTCCAACGTCTCGCCATGGACTTCCTCCACGACTTTATCCAGGTTAACATTGGTTCTCTTGACCTTACTGCCAACCACAACGTTGCCCAGCACGTCGAAGTCTGCACTGACTTTGACAAGCGAAGCAAACTTCTCAGCCacttggagaagatttCTCAGGAGAACGGCAAGGTTCTTATCTTCGTTGCTACCAAGAGGGTCGCCGATGACTTGACCAAGTTCTTGAGAATGGACGGCTGGCCTGCCCTTGCTATCCACGGTGACAA ACAACAAGCTGAGCGTGACTGGGTTCTTGCCGAATTCAAGTCTGGCCGAAGCCCCATCATGCTTGCCACTGACGTTGCTTCTCGAGGTCTCG ATGTCCGAGACATTGGTTACGTTATCAACTA TGACTTCCCCAACAATTGTGAAGATTACATTCACCGAATCGGCCGAACTGGTCGTGCCGGTCGAAAGGGTACTTCTTACACTTACTTCACCATGGACAACTCCAAAGCTGCTCGTGAACTCGTCCAGATTTTGAGAGAGTCCAAGGCTGACAT CCCTCCCGAGcttgaggagatggccatgTACGGCGGTCGaggtggcggtggtggtcgAGGCCGAGGTGGCCGTGGCGGTGGCCGAGGTGGTtacggtggtggtggtggccgAGGCGGCTACAGCTCTGGCGCCAACTCTTAcggtggcggtggcggtggCTACTCTAGCAGGTGGTAA